One bacterium genomic window carries:
- a CDS encoding ferredoxin translates to MHITYNRDACQGHNRCYLLAPELFDVDDHGYAVLRISSGEVPAGLEEKAQLAADNCPEFAIAITR, encoded by the coding sequence ATGCACATCACGTACAACCGCGACGCCTGCCAGGGCCACAACCGGTGCTACCTGCTCGCCCCCGAGCTGTTCGACGTCGATGATCACGGCTACGCAGTCCTGCGCATCTCCTCCGGCGAGGTCCCTGCCGGGCTCGAAGAAAAAGCCCAGCTCGCGGCCGACAACTGCCCTGAGTTCGCCATTGCCATCACCCGATGA